TCCGCCTGCTGCTGGTCTACGCTTTCTATGTGCTCTGCCGGAAAACACCGTCACGGATCTGGGCATTTGTGGTCACGCTCACAGTCATTCCATTTGTGTGTCTTCTGCTCCCTGACCTGATTTCGGGAGGAACTCGTACAACGGCAATGCGCTACTTTGTGCCGATGTATTTGGGATTTAACTTAGCCATTACCTATCTACTGTCGCGCAATTTAGAAATTGCTCCGCCTCCAAGTGTTTTGCAACAGCGGCTATGGCGTGGTGTAACGATCGCCCTGGTTTCTTGCGGTGTACTGTCTTGTGTGTTGATTGCTCAATCCGATCGCTGGTGGTCAAAGATGATCAGCAATAACAATCCAGCAGCAGCGCAACTCATCAACCGATCGGAACGTCCACTCGTCATTAGTGATGCCAGTTCGGGTGATTTGTTTTCACTCAGCTACTACCTTGATCCAAAAGTGAAATTGCTCATTCGTCCACAGTGCTATACCTGCCACATCAACCGCGATCTAGCAGATATTCCTTTCACACCAGAAATCCCAACAGGTTACAGCGATGTCTTCTACTACCAGCCTCGCCCAACCGAACCCTGGCTCGATCGGTTAAAGCAGAGCAAGCCTTTTGCTAATCGTATGAAGACAGTTTCGGAAGGGTTTGATAATTGGCTCTGGAAGGTGAAGTAGATCAAAAAATCTAGCTTTTGAGCTGGACGATCGCTGTAGCAATTTTGCCCCTAGCTCCCCCAAATTGGGGGACTTTTGATTGAATATTAAAACTGAGCCAGAGCAATTCTGCTGGTTCCTCGTTCATATGGATAGCCATAAAAATAGGTGGACAATAACGCCCACCCTCATGGCATGATGAATCGATCGCTTTATCCAAACTACGCCTCTGAAGTCGCTTCAGGCTGACGATAGCCAAAGAAATTAATCGTGTAATTCTGGATACGAACACCCGTTTGGGCTTCAACTTGCCGAATTAAATCTTCGGGTAACTCAATGTGAACGTCCATAATCTGGTTTGTATCCAGACAGTTGACGTGACTATGAGGATCGCTGATGTTGCCATATAAACGACCATCCGATCGCTCAATACACTCAATCACACCTTGATCAGACAGAGCTTCCAAATTCTGATAGACCGAGGTATGCCCGATCGCTTTGCCCTGCTGGTTAAGGCGATCATAAATTTCACGAGCTGAAAGATGTTCCTTTGCCTGCCACAGCAATTCCAGAATGAAGCGACGCTGTTTACTCAGACGCATCCCCAACAATTGACAGTGATCAAGTGCATCTTCTAGCGATCGAATTGGTTTTTTGGTTGCGGCTACTCCCGTTTGCATTCCTGCCACCTTACCACGTAAAGACGTGATCCCTAAATCGGACTCACTACAACTTTAACTTAGATGTCAACCGAATGTCTACCAGATGCACAGGTTGAGCGATTTTTCAACTGATTACGAATAAATAATCAGCCAAAAATTGATTATTTTTAATAAAACCGAGTTTACCCTGGGCGATCGGGCTTTTCGGTCTTCCTGTATTCCTGGTTAATAGGATTTATTTGTGGGCGAGATCATCAGGAAGCTGAAGGATTTTGTCTGAATTAGCGCTTCTCCCATCGCTCAAACTGAACCCAAGCCAAGGTTCCACAAGCTATTTAGCCCCAGCAACATCAGGGCTGTACTGCTGCGATCGTGCCATTCTAGTGCAGGCAACTAAGCACCTAAGAGCGATCGAACCCCAATTTCACAAAGGTTAGAGCCGTTAAATTAATTTGTCTTTTGTTCTGATTTATACTTAAAGAAAACTGTAAAAAACAGTTAAAGCTGATTTTCTAGCCCCAAACTGGTTTTAAGGGAATGGAGTCAGTGAGAGGTGCTCAAAAAGCAAATGCTGCGAAGAATCGGATTAACTTATTTGTACAAGCCCTTTCACAGACCTGAGAATTCGTCAATAATGCTTTCATTAGCCGAGCAAGGCTTGAGGTTGAGACTCAGGGTCGTTTCCCTTATACGGTGCGACCCCTTTTAGAAGAAATTTAGGAGATTCACGTGAAACTAGCAGTTTACGGTAAAGGTGGAATTGGCAAGTCCACAACGAGTTGTAATATCTCCGTTGCGCTGGCACGTCGCGGCAAAAAGGTTCTGCAAATTGGCTGTGACCCAAAGCACGATAGCACCTTCACCCTGACCGGCTTTTTGATTCCCACCATCATCGATACGCTGCAAGAAAAGGATTATCACTACGAAGATGTTTGGTCGGAAGATGTGATCTACAAAGGCTACGGCGGCGTAGACTGCGTTGAGGCAGGTGGTCCTCCAGCAGGTGCGGGCTGTGGCGGCTATGTAGTTGGTGAAACGGTCAAACTGCTGAAAGAACTGAATGCTTTCGATGAATATGATGTGATTCTGTTTGACGTACTGGGAGATGTGGTTTGCGGCGGGTTTGCGGCTCCACTCAACTATGCTGACTACTGCATGATTGTGACGGACAACGGCTTTGATGCGCTGTTTGCCGCTAACCGTATTGCAGCTTCAGTCCGCGAAAAAGCCCGAACTCATCCACTGCGGCTGGCAGGATTAATTGGCAACCGGACTTCTAAGCGGGACTTGATCGACAAATACATTGAATCTGTGCCAATGCCCGTCCTGGAAATTCTGCCGCTGATTGAAGACATTCGCGTTTCTCGCGTCAAAGGCAAAACGCTGTTTGAGATGGCAGAGTCTGACCCGTCACTCAACTATGTGTGCGACTACTACCTGAACATTGCAGACCAAATTCTGTCTCGTCCAGAAGGTGTTGTCCCCCAGGATTCGCCCGATCGCGAACTATTTACGCTGCTCTCTGACTTCTACCTCAACCCCGCTAAGCCGCCCGTTAGAGCCGAGGAAGAACTTGATTTGATGATGGTCTAGCCAAATTCTAAAGACGATCGATCGCAGTACGCTGTCTTAAGCTGCTGCGATAAAGCTGAGAATTGAAAGCTTAAGGCTCTAACACCTTTCAGTTTTAAGAGTGCGTTTTAAGGTATGAGTGGTCTGGACGTCTCCAAAGCGTTAACCTTAAAATTCAAAACTTTTCCAGGTGTTTTGTGAATACTGAGCATCTCCGCAAATCTTTAAAAGTCCAGTGGCTCGACTACTACCGTAAGAACCGCGATTGGCTTGTAAAACTTGGTATTTGGGTCAACTGTGAAGGGCAGCGTCGTCCCTCTTCTAGTTTTATTCTGGCAACCCTCTCAGTTTTAGAGCCTCAGTTAATTCAGCTTTTACCGCTCATTGTTGACCTCAGCAGCAATCCCGATCGCATCGTTCTTGCGTTGGGGCTCAACTTCAACCCTGATGAAGCCTTAGAAGCCTTGAATGCAGCCGAGAATTCAACCAATGGCTTAAAAATGTTACCCGGTAGCACTGAACCCATTCAGCTGTTAGAGAAACCAAGTAACAGACTGCAAAAAATCAAAGAATCAAAAAGCCATTTGCCTGCAAAAGTGGACGAGTCCTGTCAGGGAGTGGGTCGTTCTGCCCAAATAAGACAGGATTAATCCTCAATCCCTCATACCCCAACCTTGGGAGGAAACCAAGATTATGACCCTTGCACAAGAGCCTCAATCCTTAAATTTCGAGTGCGAAACCGGAAATTATCATACATTTTGCCCAATTAGCTGCGTTGCCTGGTTATACCAAAAGATTGAAGACAGCTTCTTTCTCGTCATTGGCACAAAAACCTGCGGCTATTTCCTGCAAAATGCCATGGGCGTGATGATTTTTGCTGAACCCCGCTATGCGATGGCAGAACTGGAAGAAGGCGATATCTCCGCTCAACTGAACGACTACGAAGAACTGAAACGGCTCTGTACCCAGATTAAACGCGATCGAAATCCTTCTGTCATTGTCTGGATTGGCACCTGCACCACCGAGATCATCAAAATGGACTTGGAAGGTCTAGCGCCAAAACTGGAATCTGAGCTTGGCATTCCGATCGTAGTGGCAAGAGCGAATGGATTAGATTATGCCTTCACCCAAGGCGAAGATACTGTCTTGGCAGCAATGGCACAACGTTGCCCTGCAAAAGCTCCAACGGCAGACGCCGAGAAAGAAGAGCGAAACGCGATCCAAAAACTGCTGAGCTTTGGACGCAAAAAAGAAGATGTGGCTGCGGAAGCTTCTGAGTATGTCGATCACCCACCGCTCGTTTTATTTGGCTCTCTGCCTGACCCAGTTGTCACTCAATTAACGCTGGAACTGAAAAAACAGGGCATTCAAGTATCAGGATGGCTTCCAGCAAAGCGGTTTACTGAACTGCCTACCCTGGAAGAAGGCTATTACGTAGCAGGCGTCAATCCGTTTCTGTCTCGAACCGCCACAACCTTGATGCGGCGACGGAAATGTAAGCTAATCGGCGCACCCTTCCCGATCGGACCCGACGGCACTCGCGCCTGGATTGAGAAAATCTGCTCGGTGTTTGGCATCGAACCCAAAGGGCTGGATGAGCGAGAAGCCAAGATTTGGGAAGGAGTCGAAGATTATGTGAAACTGATTCGCGGCAAGTCGGTGTTCTTTAT
The DNA window shown above is from Trichocoleus sp. and carries:
- a CDS encoding Fur family transcriptional regulator; protein product: MQTGVAATKKPIRSLEDALDHCQLLGMRLSKQRRFILELLWQAKEHLSAREIYDRLNQQGKAIGHTSVYQNLEALSDQGVIECIERSDGRLYGNISDPHSHVNCLDTNQIMDVHIELPEDLIRQVEAQTGVRIQNYTINFFGYRQPEATSEA
- a CDS encoding DUF5331 domain-containing protein, translating into MNTEHLRKSLKVQWLDYYRKNRDWLVKLGIWVNCEGQRRPSSSFILATLSVLEPQLIQLLPLIVDLSSNPDRIVLALGLNFNPDEALEALNAAENSTNGLKMLPGSTEPIQLLEKPSNRLQKIKESKSHLPAKVDESCQGVGRSAQIRQD
- the bchL gene encoding ferredoxin:protochlorophyllide reductase (ATP-dependent) iron-sulfur ATP-binding protein, with translation MKLAVYGKGGIGKSTTSCNISVALARRGKKVLQIGCDPKHDSTFTLTGFLIPTIIDTLQEKDYHYEDVWSEDVIYKGYGGVDCVEAGGPPAGAGCGGYVVGETVKLLKELNAFDEYDVILFDVLGDVVCGGFAAPLNYADYCMIVTDNGFDALFAANRIAASVREKARTHPLRLAGLIGNRTSKRDLIDKYIESVPMPVLEILPLIEDIRVSRVKGKTLFEMAESDPSLNYVCDYYLNIADQILSRPEGVVPQDSPDRELFTLLSDFYLNPAKPPVRAEEELDLMMV
- a CDS encoding ferredoxin:protochlorophyllide reductase (ATP-dependent) subunit N, which codes for MTLAQEPQSLNFECETGNYHTFCPISCVAWLYQKIEDSFFLVIGTKTCGYFLQNAMGVMIFAEPRYAMAELEEGDISAQLNDYEELKRLCTQIKRDRNPSVIVWIGTCTTEIIKMDLEGLAPKLESELGIPIVVARANGLDYAFTQGEDTVLAAMAQRCPAKAPTADAEKEERNAIQKLLSFGRKKEDVAAEASEYVDHPPLVLFGSLPDPVVTQLTLELKKQGIQVSGWLPAKRFTELPTLEEGYYVAGVNPFLSRTATTLMRRRKCKLIGAPFPIGPDGTRAWIEKICSVFGIEPKGLDEREAKIWEGVEDYVKLIRGKSVFFMGDNLLEISLARFLVRCGMTVPEIGIPYMDKRYQAAELALLEQTCKEMGVPLPRIVEKPDNYNQIQRIYDLNPDLVITGMAHANPLEARGINTKWSVEFTFAQIHGFSNARDILELVTRPLRRNNSLKDLGWDKLVKEEANV